Within Rhizobium sp. N324, the genomic segment TCACGTCCAGACGAACCACGCGTGCGATCGTCGCCAATGATATGGCGAGACATCCGCTCCCACTGGTCATCTCGAAGAATGAGACGATCTAACACACCCATGACTGCCTCCAAAAGACAGTCTTGAATCTGATTTGCTCACCTTTGGGAATCCCAAGAGTCCACGACTCCTAGAGCGTGATGCCGAAAAGTGTGAGCGGTTTTCGGACGACATCATGCTCTAACTCCTTAATTGAGAACAGGATTCAGATTTTAGGCCGACCGGGCCTAAAATCATGCTGTTCTAAGGCATCAACCTTGCCACGGATCCAGCACGACAACGCCCGCGCCTTCGAAATCCCGGACATTGCGCGTAACCACGGTCAACCCGAGAACCAAGGCGGTTGCGGCAATCAGGGCATCGGCTTCGTTGCGCCGATCCGGAATATGCAGATGCGCGCAGCGTGTGGCGATCGCGTCGTCGATCGACAGGATACGGCCGGCGAATGCCGGCCGCACCTGATTTTCCAGCCACGCACGCAGGCGAGCGCCCTGCGCCGCATCGCGGCGCTGCACGCCGAGTATTCCACGCTCCAGTTCCAGGATGGTGATGGCGGAGATGCATAAGCTCGGCGTATCTTGCGCGCCGGCCCAGGCGACGACATTGGCATCGGCCTTGCCGTCTCCGACCTTGCGCAATTCGGAAACTACATTGGTATCCAGCAAATATTTCAGGATAGATCGACCCCGCGCGGGGCGATCTCAACACGAGGCGGGTCGAAGTCGATATCCGACAAACCAGGCATGGAGAGAGCATCGATAAGGCTGCGGCGCTTGCCGGTGAGACGCTCGAATTCGTCATAGGTCATCAACACATGGGATGGCTTCCCGCGATCCGTAATGATGACCGGACCATTTTGCGCCGCCTTCTTTGCCCTGCTCACATCGTGATTGAGTTCGCGGCTGGAAAGACTTGTCACGTTCATAACGCATCTCCATGTAGGTACTTACCTACATATGGTATTCGGAGGAGGAATGGCAAGATCAGATAACATGCTCTCGGGCGTGTTGGCTTCGCAGATAATCTCTGATCTAGTCGCGACTCTCCGCCGGGCGGCCCCGTTGCGGCCTGATGGCATTCGAAACGAGCGAGAGCTGTATTCTCATGACCACGCACCGCTTCATCCCGACGACCTTTCACAATGTTATCGGCTCGCTTCCGCCGGCGCTGCATATCGCCAGTGGCGACACGGTGGTCACGGAGACGCTGGATGCCGCCGGGAATGACAAGGATGGCATCAGGCAGGCCCCCCGCGGCAATCCCATGAACGGCCCGATCTTCGTGGAAGGTGCCGAGCCCGGGGATGCGCTGAAGGTCGAGATCGTCAGCATGATCCCGACCAGGGATACGGGGTTTACCCGCAGCATCGTCGCCGCCAACGTGGTCGATCCCGAGACGGTGCGTGACCTGCCGCCGCGCGATATCGCCATCTGGGCGATCGACCGCGAGGCCTTGACCGTCCGGCTTTCCGAGCCGGTTGCAGGCATGGAAAATTTCGTTCTGCCGCTCGCCCCGATGATCGGCTGTTTCGGCGTGGCGCCCAGCCTCGGCCAGGCGATATCGACCGCGACCAGCGGTGAATATGGCGGCAATATGGACTATCGGCTATTCGGTCCCGGCACGACCGTTCGTTTCCCGGTATCGGCTCCCGGCGCTCTGTTCTTTCTCGGCGACTGCCATGCCGTGCAGGGGGATGGCGAGATCGTAGGCACCGGCATCGAGACCACATTTGAAGTCACCGTGCGGCTGACGGTGGAAAAGAGGGCCGGGCTGGTCTGGCCACGCGGCGAAACCGCGGAAGACATCTTCACCATCGGCAATGCCCGTCCCCTCGATCAGGCGCTTCAGCATGCGACCAGCGAAATGCTGAATTGGCTGGCCTCGGATTACGGCCTCGACAGGACGGCGGCAAGCCATCTGCTGGGCCAAGTGGTGCGTTACGATGTCGGCAACGTCTTCGATCCGGCCTATACGATGGCCTGCCGCGTCGCCAAGAAATGGCTGGTTCGTCGATAGGCGGTCGCCGCGACCGGCAGCGCTTTTCTCAATCGTGCCGCGACAGAAAGCCGGAAACGGTCGCCAGGCAAAGCTGCTTTTCCTCGACATGCGGCATATGGCTGGAATTTTCGAACAGCACCCATTCGCAGCCGGGAACGCGTTCGAGATAGGGCCTTACCACCAGGGGTGTCGCCTCGTCGTATTTTCCCGAGATCAGCAGCGTCGGGGCTTCGATACGGTCGAGCCTGTTCTCGATCGTCCAGTCCTTCATCGTGCCGATGACGTGAAATTCGGTCGGTCCGTTCATGTTGCGGTAGACGGTATTGTCCTCGTCCATGATCGTGAAGGTCCGCGCCACTTCAGCCGGCCACGGCACCACCCGGCAGACATGGCGGTCATAAAAGACGCGCGAGGCGGCGATATAATCCGGATCGGTCAGGCTTCCCGCCTGTTCATGCTGCAGCAGCGTATCCTGCACCTCTTTCGGCAGTTCCCGCCGCAGCCGGTTCGCTTCCGAAACCCAGGTATGCATGTTGGCCGGCGAATTGGCGATGACGAGCGCCTTCAGGCCTTGCGGCCGGCGCACCGCATGTTCGGCGCCGAGCATGCCGCCCCAGGACTGGCCGAGAAAGGCATAACGATGCTGGATGCCGAGATGGGCAAGCAGCGCGTCCAGCTCTTCGAGAAACAGATCGACCGTCCAGAACTTCGGGCTCTTGTCCGGAAGCCGGGTGGAATTGCCGTTGCCGAGCTGGTCGTAATGGATGACCGGGCGGCCGTCGAGGGCGGCGATATCCTTGAAGGAATCGACATAATCATGCGTGCAGCCAGGCCCGCCATGGGCGACGACGAGCGGCAGCTTGCCGCTCTCCAGCGAGCCGGTGATGCGATACCAGGTGCGATAGTCGCGAAAAGGCAGGTAGGCTTCGGTGGTCGCGACTTCGGTCACAGGCGTCTCCATCTTTCGTCAGTCGGAGACCATAACGCGACGGCCGTGGTGACGGCAGCTATCACAAGTTATAGGGTGGCCAGGCCTGGGTCGGCCGGTCCTCGAGCAGGCGGTAATGGGTGGCGCGCACCACGGCCTGGGTGCGGTTGCGGGCGCCGAGTTTCTTTGCCGCGGCGTTCAGATGCATCACGACGGTCGGCACCGAACGGCCGATGATGCGGGAAATTTCCTTGGCGGAATGGCCTTCCGCCGAATGGCGCAGACATTCGCGTTCCCGCTCGGTCAGGCGAATCGTGCCGACGCTCTTTGCGCGTATGTCGAACAGCGGATAGGCGGTCTCGTGGAAGACATGGGCCAGCAGGTTGAAGTCGGCGATATAGCGCAGTGCATGCCGTTCGAAATCGTTGTTTCCACCGAAGCGGATACCGGTGACGGTCGCATAGTCGCCGCGTGGCATGTGAACGGGCACGGTGACGCCGGTCGACATGTCGCGTTCGCTCAGATAGCGCGTCACCGGCGCGGTATCGTCGTTCATGAAGCGATTGATCGGCGTCTCGGCCTTCGTATCGTAGTTCCAGAAGAACGGCGCCGAGGTGCGCAGCGCCACCTGCTGCACCGGATCGATGCGGAAATAACCGCGATCGAACCAATAGTCGTGCATGTCGTCCGAGATGTTCCTGAGCTTCAGCAGCGACGGTATCATGATCGCGCCGTCGAGATCGTAGGGCACCGGCGTATAGTCGTAGATCAGCGCCTCGAAGCCGATCCGCTGCATGGCCTCGAAGGCTTGGTCGATCCGGCCGTCCAGCGTTTCATGCGCGGTGAACTGCCGTCTGATCGTTCCGATATCGTCAAGCATGGCTGCTCCGGTTTCGACGTGGTGCCCGACCCTATCACTTCTTATAGCTGGCACGGAACGCGATTTGCGGTAAAAAATTAACCACGCCCAAATATTGAGCAAGTGAAACCTTCTGCCGGAGCGATCAATGTGGCGGGAAATACAGCCGGACGAGCGATTCGAGATCGATGTCGATGGCTATCGCGTCGTTGCCTACAGCTTCGGAAGCGGCACCGAGACGGTTTTCTGCCTGAACGGCGGACCGGGTCTGCCCTGCGATTACCTGCGCGAGGCGCATTCCTGTCTTGTCGACAAGGGCTATCGCGTCGTCGCTTTCGATCAGCTCGGCACCGGCGCCTCCGACCGGCCGGACGATCTTTCGCTCTGGACGATCGGGCGTTACGTCGAGGAGACGGAGACCGTGCGCAAGGCGCTGGGGCTCGGCACGGTCCACATGCTCGGGCACTCCTGGGGCGGGTGGCTGGCGATCGACTATGCACTGACCTATCCAGAGAATTTGAAGACGCTGATCCTTGAGGACACCGTCGCCGACATGCCGCATCTGATCTCGGAACTGGAAAGGCTGCGTGCAGCGCTCGGTCCCGAGACCGTTTCGATGATGCAGAAACACGAGGCGCAGGGCACCTTCGATCACCCGGAATATCTCGCTGCCGTCACCATTCTCAACTACCGCCATGTCTGCCGTCTGCCGGAATGGCCGGCGCCGGTGCGCCGCTCGCTCGACGATTGGAACATGGCGCCCTATGCGACCATGCAGGGGCCGAACGAATTTCTCTATACCGGCAACCTCAAGGACTGGAATCGCATCGCCGATCTGCCGCGGCTGACGCTGCCGGTGCTGATCACGACGGGAGAGCATGACGAGCTGACGCCGGCCTGTGCGCTGAGGATGAGGCTTGCGCTGCCGAATGCCGAGCTCAAGCTATTTGCCAATGCCAGCCACATGCCGTTTTATGAGAACCCGCAGGACTACTATCCGGCGCTTCTCGGTTTCCTCGCCCGGCACAAGGCAGCCTGATGCAGATAAAAGCGGCTCCAACCCGACGAAGACAGAGGGGCGATCGCCGTCATGCATCGCTATAAATTCGTTCTGACGCGACCGCTCCAGTTCCTGCCGGTCATTTTCGGCATCAGCGTCATCACGTTCATTCTGGTCCGGCTGATCCCCGGCGATCCCGCACGCAACATCCTCGGCACGCGCGCGACGCCGGCAGCCCTTGCCAGCATCCGCGCCCAATACGGCCTCGACCAGCCGATGTGGCTGCAATATCTCTATTTCCTCAAGAATCTCGCCAATGGCGAGATGGGCAAATCGATCCTCTACAAGATAGACGTGCTGAAGCTGATCGTCACCCGCATCGAGCCGACGCTGGCGCTCGTCGTCTCCAGCGTCGTGCTGTCGGTCCTGATCGCGGTGCCGATGGCGGCGATCGCCGCGCGCAACGCCGGCCGGGCGCCGGACCATGCGGTGCGCATCGTCTCGACCCTCGGCATCGGTTTCCCGCCCTTCTGGCTGGGGCTGATGCTGATCATCCTGTTCAGTGTCGAACTCGGCGTGCTGCCGGTTTCGGGCTATGGCGCGACGATCGGCGAAAAACTGTCGCATCTGGTGCTACCGAGCCTGACGGTCGCACTGTCGCTCTCGACCGTGCTGACGCGCAGCCTGCGGGCGGCGATGATCGAGCAGCTGAAATCGGATGTGGCGACCGCGGCGCGCGCCCGCGGCATGCCGGAGGGGATCGTCTTCTGGCGGCATGTGCTGCCGAATTCGCTGGTGCCGACGATCAATCTGCTTGCCGTCAACATCGGCTGGCTGATCGGCGGCAGCGTCGTGGTCGAGACCGTCTTTGCGCTGCCCGGCATGGGGCAGCTGCTCGTCAGGGCGATCTTTTCGCGCGACTACATGGTGGTCCAGGGCGTCGCCATGGTCTTTGCCTGCGCCACCGTGCTCATCAATTTTATCGCCGACATCGTCACCGTCACCGTCGATCCCAGGGTGACGCTATGAGCATCGAGGCGATCGCCCCTGCCCCCGCCTTGCGCCGGCTCTTCGGCCGGCGGCCGATGCTTGCCGTTGGGGCCGGCCTGCTGCTGTTCTTCGTGCTGCTGGCGATCGCCGCGCCTGTTATCGCGCCTTACGACCCGATCCTGCAGAACGCCGAGGTGCGCCTGCAGGCGCCTTCCTTGCTGCATCCGTTCGGCACCGACAATTTCGGCCGCGATATTCTCTCCCGCGTCATCTGGGGCGCGCGCCTCGACCTGCAGATGGCGCTGATCGGCGTCATCTTCCCCTTTCTGATCGGCACGATCGTGGGCACGATCGCCGGCTTCTTCGGCGGCATCGTCGATGCGTTGTTCATGCGCCTCGTCGATATCATTCTCGCCTTCCCCTTCCTCGTGCTGATGCTGTCGATCATCGCCATCCTCGGCCCCGGCCTCGGCAGCTTCTACATCGCCATGGCGCTGGTCGGCTGGGTCTCCTATGCACGACTGATCCGGGCGCAGATGCTGGTGCTCAAAAGCAGCGATTATGCCGTTGCCGCCGTCAGTCTCGGCTTCAGCCGCTCGCGCATCATGTTCCGCCACCTGCTGCCAAACGCGATCGCCGGTTCGATCGTCTTTTCCATGTCCGATGCGACGCTGGTGCTGCTCAGCGGCGCCGCCGTCAGCTATCTCGGTCTCGGCGTCCAGCCGCCGATCGCCGAATGGGGCGTCATGGTCGCGGAAGGGCAGAGCTTCATCACCACCGCCTGGTGGATCACGCTGTTTCCCGGCCTCTCCATCGTCTGCCTTGCCTTCGGCTTCAGCATGCTGGGGGATGCGCTCGGCGAATTGCTGGGGGTGCATGAATGAGCGGCGCCGTGCTCTCCGTCCGTGATCTCACCGTCCGCGCCCATCTCGATTCCGGGCCGCGCACGCTGCTCGATGCGGTCTCGCTCGATCTCGGCAAAGGCGAGATCCTCGGTCTCGTCGGCGAGAGCGGCTCGGGCAAAAGCCTGTTCTGCCGCTCGCTGGTGCGCCTGCTGCCCTCCTCGCGGCTGAAGATCGAAAGCGGGAGCGTGCTGCTCGACGGGCGCGACCTGATGCGGATCGGCGACGGCGAGATGCTGCAAGTGCGCGGCGGCGAGATCGGCATGATCTTCCAGAACCCGACCAGCCATCTCGACCCGGTGATGCGGATCGGCGATCAGATCGCCGAGGGCATCCGCTATCACCAGGGCATCGGTGCCCGCGAGGCCCGCGCTGCCGCAACGGAGATCCTGGCGCAGGTCGGCTTCCCCGATCCGAAGCGCCAGTACGACAGCTATCCGCACGAATTTTCCGGCGGCATGCGGCAGCGGGCGATGATCGGCGTGGCGCTGTCCTGCAACCCGAAGATCCTGATCGCCGACGAGCCGACGACGGCGCTCGACGTGACCATCCAGGCGCAGATCCTGCGGCTATTGCTGGAGATTCGCGACCGGCGCGGCCTATCGATCATTCTGATCACTCACGATCTCGGCATCGTCGCCCAGACCTGCGACCGCATCGCCGTGTTGCGCGGCGGCAAACTCATCGAAGAAGGGCCGAAGCGGACGATCCTGGCGCGGCCGCAGCACCCCTATACGATCAACCTGATCAACAGCCACCCTTCCCTGCCGGGCGAGATATCAGCGCCGCTGCCGGACATTGCCGAGGCCAGCCGGCCGGCGAGGCCATTGCTCGAAATCGACGATCTCCACGTGCGTTTCAGCGCCGGCGGCAGCCTGTTCAAAGGCGGCGCCAGGACGGTCAGCGCCGTGGCCGGCGTCAGCCTGCAGATCATGCCCGGCGAGACTGTCGGCATTGTCGGGGAATCCGGCAGCGGCAAGAGCACGCTTGCCCGCGCCGTGCTCGGCCTGACGCGGCTTTCCTCCGGCCACGTCACGTTCGACGGCGTCGATCTCGCCCTCCAGAAAAACGCCGGCCTCGCAAAACTCAGGCGCGAGACAGCGATGGTCTTCCAGGATCCCTACAATGCGCTCAATCCGCGGCTGACGATCGGGCAGATGCTCGCCGAAGTGCTGAAAGTACAGGGCAAGGTGGCGAAGGCCGATATTCCGGCAAGGATCGGCGAACTGCTCGATCTGGTCGGCCTCGACCGCGAATTCGCCGGCCGCAAACCGCGCAGCATGAGCGGCGGCCAGTGCCAGCGGGCCGGCATCGCCCGGGCGCTCGCCGTCGACCCGAAGCTGATCATCGCCGACGAATGCGTCGCCGCCCTCGACGTCACCATCCAGGCGCAGATCGTCGAGCTCTTCCGTGAACTGACGGCGAAGATGAACCTCACGCTGATCTTCATCGCCCATGATCTGGCGATCGTCCGCAACCTCTGCGAACGCGTCGTCGTGATGTATCGCGGTGAGATCGTCGAGCAAGGCCGATCCGAAGAGGTCTTTGCGCGGCCGAGACATGCCTATACGGCGTCGCTGATCGCCGCCATTCCCGACATCGATCCTGACAAGCCGCTGCTGCAAGACGCCGGCGGCAAGGACGATCGGCAATCGATAGCGGTCCAACCCATCAAACGCATGCCATAACAACGAAGGGAACGAATTCATGACAAACAGGTGGAAATCAATCGGGCTCGCAGCCTTGCTCGCCGGCCTGACGCTCAGCGCAAGTTATGCCGAGGCCGCCGGTGTGCTTACCATCGGCCGCCGCGAGGATTCGACGACGTTCGATCCGATCAAGACAGCCCAGAACATCGACAACTGGGTGTTTTCAAATGTCTATGACGTGCTGATCCGCGTCGACAAGACGGGCACCAAGCTGGAGCCGGGCCTCGCCGAAAGCTGGACCGCTTCGGATGACGGGCTGACCTACACCCTCAAGATCCGTGACGCGAAATTCTCCGACGGTTCGCCGCTGACGGCGGAGGATGCGGCCTACAGCCTGTTGCGTATCCGCGACGATGCCGCCTCGCTGTGGAGCGATTCCTACAAGGTGATCGACACGGCGGTTGCGACCGACGCGCATACGCTGACGATCAAGCTCAAGAATCCGTCCGCGCCGTTCCTGTCGACGTTGGCGCTGCCGAATGCCTCCGTCATCTCCAAGAAGGGCATGGAATCGCTCGGGTCCGACGCCTATGGCGAAAAGCCGATCGCATCCGGCGCCTTCACCGTCGACGAATGGCGGCGCGGCGACCGGGTCATCCTGAAGAAGAACCC encodes:
- a CDS encoding proline iminopeptidase-family hydrolase, which codes for MTEVATTEAYLPFRDYRTWYRITGSLESGKLPLVVAHGGPGCTHDYVDSFKDIAALDGRPVIHYDQLGNGNSTRLPDKSPKFWTVDLFLEELDALLAHLGIQHRYAFLGQSWGGMLGAEHAVRRPQGLKALVIANSPANMHTWVSEANRLRRELPKEVQDTLLQHEQAGSLTDPDYIAASRVFYDRHVCRVVPWPAEVARTFTIMDEDNTVYRNMNGPTEFHVIGTMKDWTIENRLDRIEAPTLLISGKYDEATPLVVRPYLERVPGCEWVLFENSSHMPHVEEKQLCLATVSGFLSRHD
- a CDS encoding ABC transporter permease, with the translated sequence MSIEAIAPAPALRRLFGRRPMLAVGAGLLLFFVLLAIAAPVIAPYDPILQNAEVRLQAPSLLHPFGTDNFGRDILSRVIWGARLDLQMALIGVIFPFLIGTIVGTIAGFFGGIVDALFMRLVDIILAFPFLVLMLSIIAILGPGLGSFYIAMALVGWVSYARLIRAQMLVLKSSDYAVAAVSLGFSRSRIMFRHLLPNAIAGSIVFSMSDATLVLLSGAAVSYLGLGVQPPIAEWGVMVAEGQSFITTAWWITLFPGLSIVCLAFGFSMLGDALGELLGVHE
- a CDS encoding helix-turn-helix transcriptional regulator; this translates as MLDDIGTIRRQFTAHETLDGRIDQAFEAMQRIGFEALIYDYTPVPYDLDGAIMIPSLLKLRNISDDMHDYWFDRGYFRIDPVQQVALRTSAPFFWNYDTKAETPINRFMNDDTAPVTRYLSERDMSTGVTVPVHMPRGDYATVTGIRFGGNNDFERHALRYIADFNLLAHVFHETAYPLFDIRAKSVGTIRLTERERECLRHSAEGHSAKEISRIIGRSVPTVVMHLNAAAKKLGARNRTQAVVRATHYRLLEDRPTQAWPPYNL
- a CDS encoding proline iminopeptidase-family hydrolase; this encodes MWREIQPDERFEIDVDGYRVVAYSFGSGTETVFCLNGGPGLPCDYLREAHSCLVDKGYRVVAFDQLGTGASDRPDDLSLWTIGRYVEETETVRKALGLGTVHMLGHSWGGWLAIDYALTYPENLKTLILEDTVADMPHLISELERLRAALGPETVSMMQKHEAQGTFDHPEYLAAVTILNYRHVCRLPEWPAPVRRSLDDWNMAPYATMQGPNEFLYTGNLKDWNRIADLPRLTLPVLITTGEHDELTPACALRMRLALPNAELKLFANASHMPFYENPQDYYPALLGFLARHKAA
- a CDS encoding type II toxin-antitoxin system Phd/YefM family antitoxin; its protein translation is MNVTSLSSRELNHDVSRAKKAAQNGPVIITDRGKPSHVLMTYDEFERLTGKRRSLIDALSMPGLSDIDFDPPRVEIAPRGVDLS
- a CDS encoding type II toxin-antitoxin system VapC family toxin, with product MKYLLDTNVVSELRKVGDGKADANVVAWAGAQDTPSLCISAITILELERGILGVQRRDAAQGARLRAWLENQVRPAFAGRILSIDDAIATRCAHLHIPDRRNEADALIAATALVLGLTVVTRNVRDFEGAGVVVLDPWQG
- a CDS encoding acetamidase/formamidase family protein translates to MTTHRFIPTTFHNVIGSLPPALHIASGDTVVTETLDAAGNDKDGIRQAPRGNPMNGPIFVEGAEPGDALKVEIVSMIPTRDTGFTRSIVAANVVDPETVRDLPPRDIAIWAIDREALTVRLSEPVAGMENFVLPLAPMIGCFGVAPSLGQAISTATSGEYGGNMDYRLFGPGTTVRFPVSAPGALFFLGDCHAVQGDGEIVGTGIETTFEVTVRLTVEKRAGLVWPRGETAEDIFTIGNARPLDQALQHATSEMLNWLASDYGLDRTAASHLLGQVVRYDVGNVFDPAYTMACRVAKKWLVRR
- a CDS encoding dipeptide ABC transporter ATP-binding protein; its protein translation is MSGAVLSVRDLTVRAHLDSGPRTLLDAVSLDLGKGEILGLVGESGSGKSLFCRSLVRLLPSSRLKIESGSVLLDGRDLMRIGDGEMLQVRGGEIGMIFQNPTSHLDPVMRIGDQIAEGIRYHQGIGAREARAAATEILAQVGFPDPKRQYDSYPHEFSGGMRQRAMIGVALSCNPKILIADEPTTALDVTIQAQILRLLLEIRDRRGLSIILITHDLGIVAQTCDRIAVLRGGKLIEEGPKRTILARPQHPYTINLINSHPSLPGEISAPLPDIAEASRPARPLLEIDDLHVRFSAGGSLFKGGARTVSAVAGVSLQIMPGETVGIVGESGSGKSTLARAVLGLTRLSSGHVTFDGVDLALQKNAGLAKLRRETAMVFQDPYNALNPRLTIGQMLAEVLKVQGKVAKADIPARIGELLDLVGLDREFAGRKPRSMSGGQCQRAGIARALAVDPKLIIADECVAALDVTIQAQIVELFRELTAKMNLTLIFIAHDLAIVRNLCERVVVMYRGEIVEQGRSEEVFARPRHAYTASLIAAIPDIDPDKPLLQDAGGKDDRQSIAVQPIKRMP
- a CDS encoding ABC transporter permease — its product is MHRYKFVLTRPLQFLPVIFGISVITFILVRLIPGDPARNILGTRATPAALASIRAQYGLDQPMWLQYLYFLKNLANGEMGKSILYKIDVLKLIVTRIEPTLALVVSSVVLSVLIAVPMAAIAARNAGRAPDHAVRIVSTLGIGFPPFWLGLMLIILFSVELGVLPVSGYGATIGEKLSHLVLPSLTVALSLSTVLTRSLRAAMIEQLKSDVATAARARGMPEGIVFWRHVLPNSLVPTINLLAVNIGWLIGGSVVVETVFALPGMGQLLVRAIFSRDYMVVQGVAMVFACATVLINFIADIVTVTVDPRVTL